From Terriglobia bacterium, one genomic window encodes:
- the nuoK gene encoding NADH-quinone oxidoreductase subunit NuoK, whose product MVTTSEYLILAAALFTIGVIGVLTRRNIIIIFMSIELILNAVNINLVAFSSYWQQFTGQIYAIFVITVAAAEAAVGLGIIIALFRNKETVNADEIDLLKW is encoded by the coding sequence ATGGTGACGACATCAGAATATTTGATTCTTGCGGCGGCGCTGTTCACGATCGGTGTCATCGGAGTGCTGACCCGCCGCAACATCATTATCATCTTTATGTCGATTGAGTTGATACTGAACGCCGTCAACATCAATCTGGTCGCTTTTTCAAGCTATTGGCAGCAGTTTACGGGTCAGATTTATGCCATCTTCGTAATCACGGTCGCCGCCGCTGAAGCCGCCGTCGGACTCGGCATCATCATCGCGTTGTTCCGGAACAAGGAGACGGTGAATGCCGACGAAATCGATCTGCTGAAATGGTAA